In Pseudomonas sp. HR96, the DNA window GGGTCCGCAGCCGCCGCTGCTGGGCGCTGTGCTGGCGGGCTATCGACGGGTGCTCGGCCATGGCAGCATCATTGCCCACGTGTTGCTCAACGCTTGCGGGTTCGGCTGGATGTTCGCCTACGTCGCCGCCTCGCCCTGGTTGCTGATCGAGACCTTGCACGTGGCGCCGGGGTTGTACGCGGTGCTGTTCGCCTGCACCGGCGGCGGCATCGTGCTGGGCGCCATGGGTGGCGGGCGTCTGGTCAAGGCCGGGGTAGCGCCGCGCAAGGTGCTGCTGGCGGCGGTGCTGCTGGCCCTGGCCAGCACCCTGGTGCTGCAGGCGCTGGCGGCCAGCGAGCACATCTCTGTCGCCCGCTGCATGCCGCTGCTGGTGCTGGCCACCGCCGCCTTCGGCATGACCGCGCCCACGGCAGCGGCCGGCGCATTGGCGCCGCTGCCAGAGCTGGCCGGAGTGGCTGGCGGGCTGCTGACCTCCTTGCAGATGCTGGCCGGAGCGGCCGCCAGTGCGCTGGTGGCCATGCTGTTTCCTCATCTGGGCGTACAGGCCATGAGCCTGACCATGGCTGGCTTCGCCATCGTCGGCGGCCTGCTGGTGCTGTGGATCTGGCTGGGCGATACCGCCAAACGCGCCGCTCGGCAAGCGGCCTAGGCGCTGCCCGGCGAAGCCAGCCGCTGCAGGCACTGCTCGCGGCAGGCCAGCAGCGCCTCGCTGATGGCCGGCAGCACGGCATCGAAGCGAAACGCCGGCACCACCACGGAAATCGCGTAGGGCCGCAGGCCGGGCACGCTGATGCTGGTGGCGATGGCGCAGACCCCCGGGGCGTGCTCTTCGCGGTCGCTGGCGATGCCTGTGGCGCGCACCTGCTGCAGTTCGCGGGCCAGTGCGCTGCGCGAGGTCAGGGTGTGAGCGGTCAGAGCCTGGAGGCTGGCTGGCAACAAGCGCTCGACTTCCTGTGGCGCCTGGCAGGCCAGGATCGCCTTGCCGTTGGCCATGGCATGGGCGGCGAAGGGTCGGTCGAGCATCGGCACCACGCGCACTTCCTGATCGGACACGAAGCGCTGCACAAAGCGCATCTGCGCCCCTTCCAGCACCGACAGGTCGACCGTCTCGCGGGTTTGCTGGAACAGCGCCTCGAGCGGTTCGCGCAGCTGGCTGACGACGCTGTCGGCGACGCAGTCGCCCAGCTCCTTGAGCCCCCAGCCCAGGCGCACCCCGCCCTCGCCGGCTTCGAGCAGGCGCTCGGCGACCAACGCATCGACGATGCGCTGCACGGTGGAGCGCGGCAGCCCAGTGCGCCGGGCCAGCACGGCCAGGCTCAGGGTGTCGCCGCCCAGGCAGCGCAGCAGGTGGGCGGCGCGGGCGATGACCTGAATGCTGCTGTTGTCGCGGGTGGGCTTGGCGGTGTCTTGCGGCTGGTTCACGTCAGGCGGCTCTTGGCGCAAAGCGTCGATCATAGCACCGCCAGAGGCCCAGGCTATCGATCGGCATCCTGCGGCAGGTCGCTGCCCTGGCGCTCGGCCTCGGGCACCACGCTGGTGTCGATGCTGACCACCACCGACATGCCCGGGCGCAGGCGCTGCGCCTCGGGCTGCCCGGCATCGACGCTGATGCGCACCGGGATGCGCTGGGCGATCTTGACGAAATTACCGGTGGCATTGTCGGCCTGCAGCAAGGCGAATTCGGAACCTGTGGCGGGCGCGATGCGCTCGACGTGGCCGTTCAGGCGCAGGTGGTCGAGGGCATCGACGGTGAAGCTGGCGGGCTGGCCGACGCGCACATCGTCCATCTGGGTTTCCTTCATGTTGGCGATCACCCAGTGCACCTGCGGCACCAGCGCCATCAACTGCGCCCCGGAGTTGACGTAGGCCCCCAGGCGCACGCCGATCTGGCCCAGCTGGCCGTCACGCGGGGCGGTCACCCGGGTGTTGCTCAAGTCGATGCGCGCCAGTTCCACAGCGGCCTCGGCGTTGGCCACCGAAGCTTCCAGCGAGGCGCGGTTGACGATCACGGTCTGCAGGTCCTGGCGGGCGATCTCGACGGCCGCCTTGGCTTGATCGAGCGCCGCCACGCTCTGCGCGTTGGCCGCGCGGACCACGTCCAGGTCGCGTTTGGACACCGAGCCGTCGGTGATCAGCTCCTCGTTGCGCTTGAGGTCGGCGGCGGCCTTGCGCACCTGCGCCTGGTTGTCGGCCACCGCGGCCAGGCGCTGGGCGATGGTCGCCTCGGCGCTCTTGCGCTGCTGGATATTGTTGGCCAGCGCGGCCTTCTGCACCGCCACCTGGGCCACCGCCTGGTCCAGGCGCTGGCGGTAGATGCGATCGTCCAGGCGCACCAGCAGGTCACCGGCCTTGACGTGCTGGAAATCCTGCACCGGCACTTCGAACACATAGCCGGCCAGTTGCGGGCCGATCACCGTGACCTGGCCACGGACCATGGCGTTCTCCGTGCTTTCGATGGCGCTGCTGAACGGTGGCAGCTGCCAGGCATAGAGCACGACGAAGATGCCCAGCAGGGCGATGGCCGCGAAGATCAGCGAGGACAGCACCTTGACCCGCAACGAGCGCGGCTGGGTGCTGGCGGCCGGCGGCGGGGTCACACCCTCGGGGGTCGAAACGATGGCATTGGTGGTGGTCGTGCCGGTCTGGGTGTTCGGGTCGGTCATTTTGCGGTCGCTGCCTGGGTGGTACTGCGCAGCCACAGGCTGCGGATGAATATCCAGATCATGGTCACGACGGCGATCGCCGCCATCAGCATGAACACATCGTTATAGGCCAGCACGTTGGCCTCGCGGGTGGTCGCGGTGGCCAGCGACTGTATGCCCAGGGTGTTGCGCAGGCCGCTGTCGGCGATGACCCCGGCATAGCCGGCGCCGCCGCTCTGGATGCGGGCTGCGACCAAGGGTTGGCTGAGGGCCATCTGGTCGGTGAGGATGCTGGAGTGAAACTTCTCGCGCACGATCTGATAGGTGCCCAGCAGCGCCGAGCCGATCAGCCCGCCCAGGTTGTTGGCGATGCCGAACAGCACGGAAAAACTCACCAGGTTGCGCGGGTTGGTCACCACGTTGCGCGTGCCCAGGGCCATGGTCGGGCCGAGAAAGAAGGTGCCGCCGAAGGCCAGCAGAAACTGGCTCAGGTACATCTGCGCCGGCCGTGTGAGGTTGTTGGAGAAAGCGTCCATGCCGGCGCCGGTGGCCATCAGCGCCAGGGAAATGATCAAGGGCATGAACAGATGCTGCGGGTTGATGGTCAGGGCACTGACGGCCAGGCCGGCCACCGCGCCGGCGAGCATCACCCAGTACAGGCTGCGCATCTGCTCCTGGCTCATGTTCAGGGCCTGCAGGAAGCCGACGGCGCCGGTGGTCTGCTCGGACAGCACCATGCGAATGAGGATCACCGCCAGGCCCAGGCGGATCGCCACGCCGCTGCCCAGCCAGCGGGTCATCAGCATCGGGTTGCTGCGGTTGTGTTCGATGCCCAGGCCGAGCAGGATCAGGCCGATCGACGCGGCGCTGGCCACGCCGATCCAGCGCGCCTCCAGCCACCAGTCGATGCGCCCCAGCGACAGCACCGCGCACAGCAGCGCCACGCCTGTGAACAACACGCCGAAGGTGAGGAAGTCGAGCGGCTCGAAGGTCCGAAAGCGGTCACCCGGCGGCAGTTTGAGCATAAAGACGCAGCCCAGCGCGGTCAGCGCCAGGCCCAGCTCGAACAGGTACAGGCCGCGCCACTCGCCGATCTGCAGCAGGTCTTCGGAAAAGATCCGCGCCAGCGGCAACGCCAGCTGCGCCGCGCCCAGGCCGAGCACCAGCGCCTTGAGCCGCCACTTGGCCGGGAACGCCTGGATCATGTAGTACAGCCCCAGCGAACTGAGCGCGGCGCCGACCATGCCATGGGCGGCGCGCACGGCGATGGCCGAGCCCAGGTCATTGACGAACAGGTGGGCGAAAGTCACCAGCGCGTAGAGCACCAGAAAGACCTCGGTGAAGGCGCGCAGGCCAAACTGCTGGCGAAATTTCACCAGCAGCAGGTTCATGGACACGTTGGTCATCACGTAGGCCGCCGGCAACCAGGCCATTTCCGCCGTGGTGGCGCCGAGGGCGCCTTGCAGAAACAGCAGGTTGGCGGTCACTAGCGCGTTGCCCAGCCCGCCGGTCAGGGCCACCAGCAGCCCCACGGCGGCGTAGGCGAAACGCTTGTGCGTCGGGTGCCAGGGGGTCGACGGCGACCCCGGCAGGCTCGGCCGCTCTTCGGGTTGCCACGGGTGCGGGGCGTAGCGATCCATCGAATATCCTGAGTGCGCTGGAGGTGTGGCTGCTGGCTATGACTCCATAGTGGCACAAAGGTTTGCAATCGGCAGTGCAAAGCACCGTGGCAGTTCCCGCCCCCTTTACGCCGCCGCGCTGTAGCGTAGCAAACTGGGTCGGCGCAGGAGCCGGCGACTGCCGCTACGGCACCAGCACCACCTTGTCACAGGCCCCGCTGTTGACCTCGGCGTAGCGCGCCAGCCCTTCGCTCAGCGGCGCCTGGACCACGCCTTGGGGCAGCGGCAGGCGGCCTTCGTCGAAGTAGCGGCCCACTTGCTCGAGCATCCGCGCGCAGGCGGCGCTGTCGTACAGCAGCGAGTTGACCCCCACCACCGAACCGCCCTTGCGGTACAGCGCCAGCGCGGGCAATTGCACCTGGCCGTCCAGCGGCGCGGCGATGATGGCGATGCGACCAAACTGGGCGAGCCCGGCAACGGCCGCAGGCAGCCAGAAACCGGTGGTGTCGAAGATCACCTCGGCGCCGCCGGCGAATACGGCCTGCACCTGCTCCCCGAGCGCCTCCGGTGCTTGCAGGACCAGCGCCTGGAAACCTTGACGGCGAAGGGCCTCGGCCTGTTCGGCGCGGCGCACTGCCACCAGCACCTGGGCGCCACGCACCTGCGCCAGGTTCAGTGCGGCCAGGCCCACGGCGCCAGCGCCGATCACCAGCACCCGGGTGCCTTCGCCGACCTGGCTGCGCTGCAGCGCATCCCACGCCGTGGTGTAGGGCACGCCGAGGCTGGCGGCCTGAGCGAATGACAGGCTCTGCGGTTTCAGCGCGACGCCGGTGGCCGGCAAGGTCAGCAGGCTGGCGTGTGAGCCATCACGAAAGAACCCGGGCTCCTTGCCGGTGCCCCAGACTTCCCGCCCGACCAGCTCGGCAGGCCCCTGCACGACCACTCCGGCGAAATCACGACCGGGAACCCGCGGCAAGGTGGTGTAGGGAAAACGACCCAGCACGTTCTTGACGTCCGAGGGGTTGAGGCCGGCGGCCTTGACCTGGATCAGCACTTCGCCGGCGGCGGGCACCGGGTCGGGCAGTTCGACGAGCTGCAAGGCGGCGAGGTCGCCGGTACGAGAAAATTGCAACGCTTGCATGGCTTGGCTCCTGGGGAAGGTGGTGGGGCCAGTCTAGCGGCGCCTAGCCAACAGGATCGGCCAAAGGCTTCTGTTTTTCGGCCATGCCTGCGACATACCTCGACGGTGCATAGCCGAACTCCCGGCGAAACATGTCGGTGAAGCTGCTGGGCGAATAACCCAGCGACAAGGCGATGCGGTTGACCGGCATGCCTTGGATCAACTCCGCCAGCGCCGTGGCCAGTTGCACCTGCCGGCGCCATTCGGCGAAGCCCATGCCCAGCGCCGCGCTGAACAGCCGCGACAGGGTGCGCACGCTGGCTCCGGCCTGTTCGGCATGCTGCTCGAAGGCGATATCCAGGCTCGGCTGGGCCAGCACCGCCTGGCACAGGCGGCTCAGGCGCCGATCGGAACCGTCCGGCATCGGCACCCGCGCCTGGCTGCGCGGTGCGCGCTTGAGCTCGAGCAAGGTCAGGCTGGCCAACGCCTGGTAGTAATCGCCAGAGGTCGCGGCGCCCTGCTCCACCAGGCTGACGATCAACTCGCGCAGCAGCCCGCCCACCTCGATCACCTGCGCCTCGCCGTGCAGCTGGCGGGCCAGACTGGGGCGCAGGTAGATGTTGCGCATCTGCAGGTCGCTGACCACGCGGATGCCATGGGGGACCCCGGCCGGCAGCCACACCGCGCGTTGCGGCGGCACCACCACGGCGTATTCGGGCATCTGCACCCACATGACCCCGCTCAGCGCGTACAGCAGCTGGCCCCACTCGTGCTGGTGCGGTTCGATGAACAGCCCGCGTGCATAGGTCCGCGCCAACGGCGTCAGGGTGGCGCCGGGAAGCGTCAGGTCGGGGGGTGCGGCCAAGGCCATGGCAAGGGCTCACGAAGGCTGGAAAGCGCCATGATAGCGCGCCGCGTTTTGACTCGCAGGCGCCAAGCTGCTAACACTGCCAGCAGTCATTACCCTTCACCCTTCTCGCCAGCATTCGCCGGAGCGCCAACTGATGAACCTCGTCAATGCTCGTCTTCGCCATCAACCCGGCTTGCACACCCTGCGCTGGTCGGCCCAGCGCATCACCGCCATCACCACCCAGCCCGCCGCCATCGAGGCGCTGCCCGGCGACCTTGACGCCCGTGGGCAGCTGGTGATCGCGCCGCTGGTGGAACCGCACATCCACCTGGATGCCACCCTGACCGCCGGCGACCCGCAGTGGAACATGAGCGGCACGTTGTTCGAAGGCATCGAGCGCTGGGGGCAACGCAAGGCCACCATCACCCATGACGACACCAAACAGCGCGCCCATACCACCATTCGCATGCTTGCCGAGCATGGCATCCAGCACGTGCGCACCCACGTCGACGTCACCGACCCGACCCTCGGCGCGCTCAAGGCCATGCTCGAGGTGCGCGAGGAAGCCCGGCCGCTGATCGACCTGCAGATCGTCGCCTTTCCCCAGGAAGGTATCGAGTCGTTCGAAGGCGGTCGCGCATTGATGGAACGTGCCATCGCCATGGGCGCCGACGTGGTCGGCGGCATCCCGCATTTCGAGAACACCCGCGAGCAGGGGGTCAGCTCGATCCACTTTCTGATGGACCTGGCCGAGCGCACCGGCTGCCTGGTGGACGTGCACTGCGACGAGACCGACGACCCGCATTCGCGCTTTCTCGAGGTGCTGGCCGAGCAGGCGCGGGTGCGCGGCATGGGTCCGCGGGTCACGGCCAGCCACACCACGGCCATGGGCTCCTACGACAACGCCTACTGCTCCAAGCTGTTTCGCCTGCTCAAGCAGGCCGACCTCAACTTCGTCTCCTGCCCTACCGAGAGCATCCACCTGCAAGGGCGCTTCGACACCTTCCCCAAGCGCCGCGGCGTGACCCGCGTCGCCGAGCTCGACCGGGCCGGGCTCAACGTCTGCTTCGGCCAGGACTCGATCAAGGACCCTTGGTACCCGCTGGGCAACGGCAACATCCTGCGGGTGCTCGACGCCGGCCTGCACATTTGCCACATGATGGGCTTCGAGGACCTGCAACGCAGCCTCGACCTGGTCACCGACCACAGCGCCCGCACCCTGAACCTGGGCGAAGGCTACGGGCTGGCCGTCGGGCGACCGGCCAATCTGGTGGTGCTCAATGCCGAGAACGACTACGAGGCCGTGCGCCAGCAGGCCAAGGCGCGCATTTCGGTGCGTGGCGGGCAGGTGCTGATGACCCGGGAGCCGGAGCGCATCGAGTTCCCCGGATTGTGAGGCTCAGCCCTGCCGCCCCAGCCGCTGGACCACGAATTCGACGAAACAGCGCAGCTTGGGCGAGCGATAGCGATCCTGGCCATACAACAGATGCACCGGCCGCGCCGGCAGCTGGAACTGCTCGAGCAGGGCCACCAGCCTGCCAGCCGCCAGGTCATGCTGCACCAGTGCATCGGGCAACATGGCGATGCCCAGGCCACCCAGCACGACGTGGCGCAGACCGGCCGCGCTGTTGGCCTGCAGCCGGCCGCTGATGTCGACCACCACCTCGGCGCCGTCTGGCCCGCGCAGGCGCCAATGCTTGCCGGACCAGCGCCAGTCGTCTCCGGCCTGGTAAGCGAACGACAGGCACTCATGCTCGCCCAGTTGCTGCGGCTGCTGCGGCCAGCCATGGCGTTGCAGGTAGGCGGGCGCTGCGCAAAGCGTGAGGCCGTAATCCACCAGAGGCCGGGCGATCAGGCTCGAGGGTTCCAGCGCCCCCAGGCGTATCACCGCATCGAAGCCCTCCTCGATCAGGTCCACCAGCCGTTCGGTCAGCACTACATCGAGCTTGACCTGCGGGTAGCGCTGCATGAATTCGGGCAGCAAGGGCATCAGTGACTCGCCGCCGAAGGTCGGCGGCGCGCTGATGTGCAAGGTGCCGTGAGCCTGGGTCTGCTCCTGCTGGGCCAACTGCTCGGAGTCGTTGACCAGCCCCAGCACCTCGACGCAACGCTGGTAGTAGCTGCTGCCGAATTCGGTGAGGTTCTGCCGGCGGGTGGTGCGCTTGAGCAGGCTGACGCCCAGGCGCTGCTCCAGGGCGCGCAGGTGGTTGCCGACCATGGTAGTGGAGATCCCGCTCAGCTCGGCGGCGCGGGTCAGGCTGCCGGATTCGACCACCCTGACGAACACATTCATTGCCTGGAACAGATCCATTATCAAGCCCTGCTGACAAGTCTTCAAAGCCGGGCAAGGTTTATCCCGGCAGCCTGGCTAACGATACTGGAAAAAACCCGCCACATGGAGTGCTCCGCCAATGTCCGCCGCCAGCCTGATGCGCACCTACAATCCTCTGCCACTGACCTTCGCCCGAGGCCTGGGCTGCCGCCTGTGGGACACCGAGGGCCGCGAGTACCTGGATGCCACTGCGGGCGTGGCGGTGACCGGCGTTGGCCATGCGCACCCGCGCATCGTCGCGGCGATCCGCGAGCAGGCCGGCCTGCTGCTGCACACCTCCAACCTCTACGGCATCGAGTGGCAGCAGCGCCTGGGCGCCCGGCTGGCCGGGCTGAGCGGCCTGGATCGGGCTTTTTTCAACAATTCCGGGGCCGAGGCCAACGAGACCGCGCTGAAACTGGCCAGGCTCTATGGGCGCCATCGCGGCATCGAGCGACCGCTGATCGTGGTCATGGAAAACGCCTTTCATGGCCGCACCCTGGGCACGCTGGCCGCCAGCGACTCGTCGTCGGTGCGCCTGGGCTACCAGCCGTTGCCGGGCGAATTCGTAAAGGTGCCGTTTGGTGACCTCGATGCCCTGGCCCAGGTCACCCAGGCGTTCGGCCAGCGTATCTGCGCGCTGCTGCTCGAGCCCATCCAGGGCGAAAGCGGCGTGCGCCCGGCCCCGCCCGGTTACCTGCGTGCCTTGCGCGACTGGTGCAGCCGGCATGCCTGGCTGTTGATGCTCGACGAGATCCAGACCGGCCTGGGTCGTACCGGGCAGTGGTTCGCCTACCAGCACGAGGACATCAGGCCCGACGTGCTGACCCTGGCCAAGGCGCTGGGCAATGGCGTACCGATCGGCGCCTGCCTGGCCCGCGCGGCGGTCGCCGACCTGTTCACCCCGGGCAGCCACGGCAGCACTTTTGGCGGCAACCCGCTGGCCTGCCGGGTGGCCTGTACGGTGCTGGACATCATGGCCGACGAGGACCTGGTGGCCAATGCCGCGCAGCGTGGCGAGCAGCTGCTGGGCGCTCTGCGGGCGCGTTTCGGCGCCGACCGGCGGGTGCGGCAGATTCGCGGCCAGGGCCTGATGGTCGGCATCGAACTGGCCGAGCCGGCCCGCGACCTGATGGCCCGGGCGGCGCTGGAGCACGGCGTGCTGATCAACGTCACGCGCGGCACGGTGATCCGCCTGCTGCCGCCGCTGACCATCGATGCGCAGCAGATCGAGCTGCTGGTCGAGGGCCTGGCCGCGCTGCTGCAGGGTTCAGTCCCTGAGGAAGCCGTCCACCAGCCGGGCGAACGCCTCTGGCCGGTCGCTCATGATGAAGTGCAAGGCGTTGGCGATGCGCACCCGCTTGACCCCCGGCAGGCCGCGGTAGCCTTGCGACCATAATTCGTCGACCTGGTCGGCCGGGCGCCCGGCATCGGTGTACACCGCAGTCACCGGCGTGGTCATGTGCGGCAAGGCTTCTCGCACGTCGGTGAGCATGGCTTCACGCAACGCGGTGGCCACCGCATGGCGGTCGCTGGCCAGCGACCATTGCACGATCTGCTGCTGCATGCCGACATCGCGGGTCATGCCCTGGGCCACCAGGGTCTGCCGGTCGCGGTAGGTGTTGTCATCCAGCGCGAGGATTTCCGCCGCCGCCTGCTCGGCCAGCGGCCGCGCCTGCTCCACCGTGGTGCCGGGGTAGAGCAAGGCGCTGTAGAACGGCAGGGTCTCGACGGTCATCACCCGGCCAACGTCCTGTGCATGGGCCTGGGCCAGCATCAGTGCGCACAGGCCGCCCAGCGAATGGCCGATGATGGCCGGCGCCCTGAGGCCGTTCTGCTGGATGTAACGGTCCAGTTCCTCGACCACCGGCTGCAGGAACGGCTCGTCGGCATGCCACCAGGGCTCGCCGGCGAACCCGGCCAGTTGCACCAGATGCACCCGGTAATGGGCCGACAGCCCATTGGCCAGCGGCCGCCAGACTTCGCGGGACGAGGCCAGGCCCGGGATCAGGATCACGTCGGGACCGCTGCCCACCACTTCCACACTCAGGCGGTCGGAAAGGAAAGTGGCTTCGTCGGCGCGGGCCGCACTGGCGAACATCAGGGTCAAGCTGGCGAGCAACAGCAGCGCCAAGCGTTTGAGCAGGGTGGTCATGGTTGGGCTGGGTGTTCCTGGCAGGTCGGCGGGCGATTGTAACCTGCGCCGTGATATTGAGAATGTTCGCGGTGAACTTTGCGCCGAGGCGGCCCTATCGGGCATCAAGCGGGCCGCCTCACGGCAGATAGCGCACATGCACATGGGGCACCCGGCTGACCTCGGCGCGCACGCCATACACCTGGGCGATCAACGCCGGGGTCAGCACCTGGGCCGGGCTGCCGCAGGCCACCAGGCGGCCCTGGTGCAGCACCGCCAGCTGGTCGCAGAACATCGCCGCCAGGTTCAGGTCATGCAGGGCCATCACACAGGCCAGCGGCAGCTGGCGGATCAGCCGCAGCAGTTCCAGCTGATGGCCGATGTCCAGATGGTTGCTCGGCTCGTCCAGCAGCAGTTCGCTGGGTTGCTGGGCCAGGGCGCGTGCGATCTGCACGCGCTGGCGTTCGCCGCCCGACAGGCTGTGCCAGCGGCGCTCGCGCAGGGCCAGCAGGTCGGTCTGGCGCAACACCTGCTCGACCACTCCATCGGCGCCTGCGCCCTGCAGCCAGCCGGCATGGGGGGTGCGCCCGAGGGCCACCACGGCCTCGACGCTGATGTCCAGCTCGGTGCCGCTGTGCTGCTCGACCAGCGCCACGCGCCGCGCCAGCGCGCGGCGGCCAAGGCCACCCAGGGCCACGCCGTCGAGCGCCACCCTGCCCTCATCAGGCCGGCGCAAGCCGGCCAGCAGGCGCAGCAGCGAGGACTTGCCGCAGCCGTTGGGCCCGATCAGCCCCAGCACCGTGCCCGGGGCCAGTTGCAGGCTGACGTCATCCAGCACCAGGCCGCCGCCGGCACGCCAACGCACATTGTGCGCCGTCAGGCTCATGGCCGGCTCCGGGTGCGGTAGAGCAACAGGGCAAACAGCGGTGCCCCCACCAGTGCGGTGACCACGCCGATCGGCAGCACCTGGCCGGGCACCAGCAGGCGCGAGGCGATGTCGCACAGCACCATGAAGTGCGCGCCCAGCAGCGCCGCCACCGGCACCAGCCGCCGGTGCCCGGGGCCGAACAGGCGGCGCGCGGCGTGGGGCACCACCAGGCCGACGAACCCCACCGCCCCGACCACGCCCACCAGGGTGGCGGTGATCAACGCGGTAAGCACGAACAGCCCCAGGCGCAGCGGTGCCACCGGCACGCCGAGGCTGGCGGCGGCGTCATCGCCAAAGGTGAAGGCGTCCAGGGCGCGCCGGCAGCCCAGCACCATCAGGCCCCCTGCACCGACCACCCCGGCCAGCAGGTAGACGTCCGGCCAGCGCACCCCGGCCAGGCTGCCGAGCAGCCAGAACATCACGCTGCGGGCCTGCTCGGCGTTGGCCGAAGTGCTGACGATGAACGCCGTCAGGGCGTTGAACAACTGCGAGCCGGCCACGCCGGCGAGGATGACCTGGCCGGCCGCCCCATGCACGCCGGCGGCCAGCAGCAGCACCAGGGCGAACGCCAGCGCTGCGCCGAGAAAGGCGCCCAGGCTGATGCCGACCACCCCGCCGCCCAGGCCGAGCAGCATCACCAGCACCGCGCCGGTGGAGGCGCCGGCGCTCACGCCCAGCACATAAGGTTCGGCCAGAGGGTTGCGCAACAGCGCCTGCAGCACCACCCCGCACAGGCTCAGACCCGCGCCACAACAGGCGGCCACCAACGCCCGGCTCAGGCGGTATTCCCAGACCACGCCCTGCTGCAGTCGGTCGACGGCGAAGTCGGCCCAGCCCAGGCCGTTCAACACCGCCTTGGCGGTCACGGCCAGGGGAATGCGCATCTCCCCCAGCGAGGCCGCCAGGGCGATCACCAGCGCCAGGCTGGCCAGCCCGACCAGGGCCAGCAGGACCCCGGCAGGTTTCACGGGGTCGCCAGCCCGGCCGAGATCTGTTCGATGGCGTCGACCACCGCCATGGACGGGTTGAGGGTCTGCGCATCGACAATGATCAGACGGTTGTTGCGCACCGCCTTGAGTTGCCGGGTGACCGGGTCGCTGCGCAGAAACGCCAGCTTGCGCTCCACGTCATCGGCCGGGTACAGCCGGC includes these proteins:
- a CDS encoding IclR family transcriptional regulator, which codes for MNQPQDTAKPTRDNSSIQVIARAAHLLRCLGGDTLSLAVLARRTGLPRSTVQRIVDALVAERLLEAGEGGVRLGWGLKELGDCVADSVVSQLREPLEALFQQTRETVDLSVLEGAQMRFVQRFVSDQEVRVVPMLDRPFAAHAMANGKAILACQAPQEVERLLPASLQALTAHTLTSRSALARELQQVRATGIASDREEHAPGVCAIATSISVPGLRPYAISVVVPAFRFDAVLPAISEALLACREQCLQRLASPGSA
- a CDS encoding zinc-binding alcohol dehydrogenase family protein, translating into MQALQFSRTGDLAALQLVELPDPVPAAGEVLIQVKAAGLNPSDVKNVLGRFPYTTLPRVPGRDFAGVVVQGPAELVGREVWGTGKEPGFFRDGSHASLLTLPATGVALKPQSLSFAQAASLGVPYTTAWDALQRSQVGEGTRVLVIGAGAVGLAALNLAQVRGAQVLVAVRRAEQAEALRRQGFQALVLQAPEALGEQVQAVFAGGAEVIFDTTGFWLPAAVAGLAQFGRIAIIAAPLDGQVQLPALALYRKGGSVVGVNSLLYDSAACARMLEQVGRYFDEGRLPLPQGVVQAPLSEGLARYAEVNSGACDKVVLVP
- the codA gene encoding cytosine deaminase, translating into MNLVNARLRHQPGLHTLRWSAQRITAITTQPAAIEALPGDLDARGQLVIAPLVEPHIHLDATLTAGDPQWNMSGTLFEGIERWGQRKATITHDDTKQRAHTTIRMLAEHGIQHVRTHVDVTDPTLGALKAMLEVREEARPLIDLQIVAFPQEGIESFEGGRALMERAIAMGADVVGGIPHFENTREQGVSSIHFLMDLAERTGCLVDVHCDETDDPHSRFLEVLAEQARVRGMGPRVTASHTTAMGSYDNAYCSKLFRLLKQADLNFVSCPTESIHLQGRFDTFPKRRGVTRVAELDRAGLNVCFGQDSIKDPWYPLGNGNILRVLDAGLHICHMMGFEDLQRSLDLVTDHSARTLNLGEGYGLAVGRPANLVVLNAENDYEAVRQQAKARISVRGGQVLMTREPERIEFPGL
- a CDS encoding helix-turn-helix transcriptional regulator; this encodes MALAAPPDLTLPGATLTPLARTYARGLFIEPHQHEWGQLLYALSGVMWVQMPEYAVVVPPQRAVWLPAGVPHGIRVVSDLQMRNIYLRPSLARQLHGEAQVIEVGGLLRELIVSLVEQGAATSGDYYQALASLTLLELKRAPRSQARVPMPDGSDRRLSRLCQAVLAQPSLDIAFEQHAEQAGASVRTLSRLFSAALGMGFAEWRRQVQLATALAELIQGMPVNRIALSLGYSPSSFTDMFRREFGYAPSRYVAGMAEKQKPLADPVG
- a CDS encoding MFS transporter, encoding MDRYAPHPWQPEERPSLPGSPSTPWHPTHKRFAYAAVGLLVALTGGLGNALVTANLLFLQGALGATTAEMAWLPAAYVMTNVSMNLLLVKFRQQFGLRAFTEVFLVLYALVTFAHLFVNDLGSAIAVRAAHGMVGAALSSLGLYYMIQAFPAKWRLKALVLGLGAAQLALPLARIFSEDLLQIGEWRGLYLFELGLALTALGCVFMLKLPPGDRFRTFEPLDFLTFGVLFTGVALLCAVLSLGRIDWWLEARWIGVASAASIGLILLGLGIEHNRSNPMLMTRWLGSGVAIRLGLAVILIRMVLSEQTTGAVGFLQALNMSQEQMRSLYWVMLAGAVAGLAVSALTINPQHLFMPLIISLALMATGAGMDAFSNNLTRPAQMYLSQFLLAFGGTFFLGPTMALGTRNVVTNPRNLVSFSVLFGIANNLGGLIGSALLGTYQIVREKFHSSILTDQMALSQPLVAARIQSGGAGYAGVIADSGLRNTLGIQSLATATTREANVLAYNDVFMLMAAIAVVTMIWIFIRSLWLRSTTQAATAK
- a CDS encoding multidrug effflux MFS transporter, whose protein sequence is MRLDPRSSSFTLFLGVLAALPPVATDMALPALADIGASLQARAGLAGLTLSLFMAGFALSPFFYGPLSDRYGRRPVLLVGLLLFAVSGVAATLAPNIGLLLAARLVQGMGAGVGMTLAMAMVRDLFHGREAQARLTLITIVINTAPMLAPAVGAEVAGWLGWRGIYAAIALWGLASLAAAWLWLGETATLPQGPQPPLLGAVLAGYRRVLGHGSIIAHVLLNACGFGWMFAYVAASPWLLIETLHVAPGLYAVLFACTGGGIVLGAMGGGRLVKAGVAPRKVLLAAVLLALASTLVLQALAASEHISVARCMPLLVLATAAFGMTAPTAAAGALAPLPELAGVAGGLLTSLQMLAGAAASALVAMLFPHLGVQAMSLTMAGFAIVGGLLVLWIWLGDTAKRAARQAA
- a CDS encoding HlyD family secretion protein codes for the protein MTDPNTQTGTTTTNAIVSTPEGVTPPPAASTQPRSLRVKVLSSLIFAAIALLGIFVVLYAWQLPPFSSAIESTENAMVRGQVTVIGPQLAGYVFEVPVQDFQHVKAGDLLVRLDDRIYRQRLDQAVAQVAVQKAALANNIQQRKSAEATIAQRLAAVADNQAQVRKAAADLKRNEELITDGSVSKRDLDVVRAANAQSVAALDQAKAAVEIARQDLQTVIVNRASLEASVANAEAAVELARIDLSNTRVTAPRDGQLGQIGVRLGAYVNSGAQLMALVPQVHWVIANMKETQMDDVRVGQPASFTVDALDHLRLNGHVERIAPATGSEFALLQADNATGNFVKIAQRIPVRISVDAGQPEAQRLRPGMSVVVSIDTSVVPEAERQGSDLPQDADR